One window from the genome of Candidatus Neomarinimicrobiota bacterium encodes:
- the mtnP gene encoding S-methyl-5'-thioadenosine phosphorylase, producing the protein MDRAKKIGIIGGSGFYGIEGLEMVDEVSLDTPWGKPSDDFTVFQADGREVVFLPRHGKGHKILPSEINYRANIFGMKTLGVERIISISAVGSYKEHIAPRDIVIVDQFFDRTKKSAESTFFGEGIAGHISFADPVCPVLSNIIFETISGNEVKVHNGGIYLNMEGPAFSTKAESMVFKNMGMDVIGMTNLAEARLSREAEICFATIALVTDYDAWHEELEPVSVPEVMKNLSYTAEYVKKNLQTVLKAIPDKRDCVCATSLSTALITDKNAIDPKTREKLSLLVAEYLN; encoded by the coding sequence TTGGATAGAGCTAAAAAAATAGGTATTATCGGCGGATCAGGGTTTTACGGCATCGAAGGATTGGAAATGGTGGACGAAGTATCTCTCGATACTCCCTGGGGAAAACCCTCTGATGATTTCACTGTATTTCAAGCCGATGGCAGAGAGGTCGTCTTCCTCCCGAGGCATGGAAAAGGGCATAAGATACTTCCGTCGGAGATAAACTACAGGGCGAACATTTTCGGGATGAAGACGCTGGGTGTTGAAAGGATTATCTCGATTTCCGCCGTCGGCTCGTATAAAGAACATATAGCCCCGCGCGATATAGTGATAGTGGACCAATTTTTTGACAGGACTAAAAAATCTGCTGAAAGCACTTTCTTCGGTGAAGGTATTGCCGGGCACATATCTTTCGCTGACCCTGTCTGTCCTGTGCTCTCAAATATTATTTTTGAGACAATCTCAGGAAATGAAGTAAAGGTTCATAACGGTGGGATCTATTTAAATATGGAGGGACCGGCGTTTTCAACGAAGGCTGAGAGTATGGTTTTCAAAAATATGGGGATGGATGTCATAGGGATGACCAACCTCGCGGAGGCGCGCCTTTCAAGGGAAGCGGAAATTTGTTTCGCGACAATCGCACTCGTAACCGATTACGATGCATGGCATGAAGAATTAGAACCTGTTTCAGTTCCGGAAGTAATGAAAAATTTGAGTTACACGGCGGAATACGTAAAAAAGAATTTACAAACCGTCCTGAAGGCTATACCTGACAAACGGGATTGCGTTTGTGCCACATCGTTGAGCACCGCGCTGATCACAGACAAAAATGCGATCGACCCGAAGACAAGGGAGAAGCTTTCATTGTTGGTTGCAGAGTATCTTAATTGA